The DNA segment ACTGTCGTTGGTACTAAGATCCGTTAAAGTCGACTTGATGCGAAATGAAAACGTAAGGCTCGGAAATATGTGAttatagaaaaagaaacaaaaatgatttTGAGATTTGTGGTTTAAGTGGCATTGAAACATATCGCTTTCTTCCCCCGTGACATCATTGTCGAGGTTTATTGCTCTCTCTTGTGGTCCTTTGGGACTATTTAAATCTCTCTTATCACAGTCTCAGTTTCTATATATTTCAAGTGTGTATTCAAAGACCCCAAAACACTCCCTCTTATATTCATcctcctctctttttttcatCTTAGTCTTTTCTTTTCAACTTTAAACCTTATCAAATCATAAAGGCTATATACCTACTTGCCACGTAACTCATTTTTCAATTTCTTAAACTATTCTACAATCCAGTCAgaatatataaacaaacaacTAAAGAGTTGTTTTGCTACATTGTTGAATATGTCAAACAGAAGATCAAGGCAGTCTTCAAGTGCTCCCAGGATCTCCGATGATCAAATCATCGACCTTGTAACTAAGCTCCGTCAGATTTTGCCGGAGATTGGCCAACGTCGTCGTTCCGATAAGGTATCACACATAGATTATACGTTAACATATTCACTTTTTTGTGgtcaaaaatattcattttttggGTTAAAAGATAGAgtaatatattcattttttaagACCATTTAACATTATCCCTCATCTAAACctcttttatcaaaaacaaacGTTTTATATAAAGAATACAGGAcacaaaaatgaaacaaaagaaaaaaagaagtcgGAACTTTTTGACCCCGGGCATCAAAGAACATAACAATACTCGCAAGATTTTCCTTCCACATAGACATACATTTCCATCAAAACCATCGACATTATCTACATATACAAAACATGCATGGATGTAGATATATATACATTAGTCACAGTGCCGGCCCTGGATTTTTTTCAGACCGGAagcaataaaagaaaacaaggtCTATTATTAATTCACCTTTAATAAAAAGggatatgtaaaaaatatatatattaaaagaaattctAGTGTAGAACATCGAACTCTGCACCTCCGTCTCTACTTATAgctttcaaaattcaaaaaaccaCTAGactaaaaaaaagatatttacaaATTTGTGGCCAATTATTTACTTAAATCAATCGAGGCCGGAAGCCTAAGCTTCCATAGCTTCGTTCAGGCCGTTTCTGTTAGTCATGACACTTtttgattaattatataataggtGTCAGCCTCCAAAGTTTTGCAAGAGACATGCAACTACATACGAAACTTGAACAGAGAAGTTGACAACCTCAGCGAGCGTTTGGCTCAGCTTCTCGAATCTGTCGATGAAGATAGCCCTCAAGCGGCCGTCATTAGAAGTCTACTCATGTAATCTGTTATGAGTTtccatataatatatgtaagCTAATCTTCCTTTATTTTATGAACTTTTAAAAGAAATGAGAATGATCTTTAGACCTAGAAGCAGAACCGTTTTGACTTATGTTTCTTTACCCGCCATTTTGGCTACATTATAGGGAAATGGTACTACATTTCgataataatataaacataaaatgttacaattaaaaaaaaatgaagtacaAAGACTGAACAAAATTTAAGCCGCACACCATTTCTGTTTGGATTGGACATATTACCtgttaattttgatttgatttttttttttcgatttgatttgaaaaaaatcagataTCAGTAAGTCTTCAAAGCAaagcaaatattaaaatttattatccattagaaacaaaaacataacaaatacTACAAAATTTAGAGTCGGATATTCGCTTGCTTCGACTTTTATACGAATAGATGTATATCTACaattgaatatataattttaaatgtatgatttatgttattattttaacatataattttatttagaaaattaattatacaatTGTTAAATTTAGAAAGGAATATAAGATTTTCAGTTTTCTAAAAATttctgttttataaaaaatatctaatttaaaatttttatgaaacttaaattacttatacaaatatctaatttaaatttttttatgaaacttaTAGTGAAATCAAATTGCTTATAGAATTATTAAATTTAGAAAGGAATATAAGATTTTCAGTTTTCTAAAATTttctgttttataaaaaatatctaatttcaaaaaatttatgaaaCTTATAGTGAAATCTTATTACTTTCCTAAAACGTGTACCTGCAATTGtcttgtcaaaaaaaaaaattgtaattaagcatttttttcttcttcaaaacATGATTTctccattgttttttttgtgattttgacaAACTCTTCTTCTATGATGATTATATATACGACATGTGGGGCTTTCGAGGCTTTTgttgttttaatttctttttatatcaaaatttattttaaatttttatttatgtttatccCTAATacgtttttaatttataaactacttttaaattgtattttatttgattaatcatTGATTGTTTTGGGATTATGAGAAAATCTATACTATAGGCACAAACTAAGGTTATAGGGACAAAAAGTGTGTTTTCATTCTATTTTGGCACAATTCCCTTAgttatataatgaattttgtaaaacacatcatcatcatccggTCGGCTTCGAGAGGAACATATTTAGTGTTACAGATTGGACTTGATACCATATACagtgaaaatttgaaatattacatCTACTGAATATTCGAAATGTTACATACAGTGAAAAATTCGGAAGTCACATTCAGTGAAAATTCAGATTTTTACATTTaggaaaaaattgaatattttacattttgttatttattaaacattaaatAGGAAAAAATGGAAATGTTTACGTATATGATGTTTTATTGATTGTTTATCACTCATATACCTTTAGATATGTACACTATTACATTATTTCCCCATCAGATCAGCCGTCACGAGTTGGCAGTCTCTCTTCCGTTCAGAGGATAAAGAGAAGCGTGGAAGTGTTGTGTACTGAACCAAGAACGTTCGATCAGACCAT comes from the Brassica napus cultivar Da-Ae chromosome A7, Da-Ae, whole genome shotgun sequence genome and includes:
- the LOC106356658 gene encoding transcription factor PRE1, with the translated sequence MSNRRSRQSSSAPRISDDQIIDLVTKLRQILPEIGQRRRSDKVSASKVLQETCNYIRNLNREVDNLSERLAQLLESVDEDSPQAAVIRSLLM